One window of Mixophyes fleayi isolate aMixFle1 chromosome 3, aMixFle1.hap1, whole genome shotgun sequence genomic DNA carries:
- the LOC142143224 gene encoding protein kinase C delta type-like, producing the protein MEYASGGDFFNLLQRRGPLDIPSARFYAAEIVCGVQFLHSKGVIHRDLKPENILVTETGHVKIADFGLAIENMYGDRTATSYAGTPGYIAPEMLSGEEYNAGADWFSFGVILTKMITGKYKYHRTLFNALGLEVKDIVKKLLCKDQDMRLGVHGNIRQHPFFEHVDWVSLEALKVEPPYIPAPITITHSRSKKIDLKRMEKAEAQRAAIASKDQAMFRGFTFVTSKWKTLPTATGPRQ; encoded by the exons GTTCTACGCTGCAGAAATTGTATGCGGGGTTCAATTCCTCCATTCTAAGGGCGTAATCCATCG AGACCTCAAGCCTGAAAACATCCTAGTGACCGAAACAGGCCATGTAAAGATCGCAGACTTCGGTCTTGCCATTGAAAACATGTATGGAGACCGAACAGCCACTAGCTATGCTGGAACGCCTGGCTATATTGCTCCTGAG ATGCTGTCTGGTGAGGAGTATAATGCCGGTGCAGATTGGTTTTCATTTGGTGTCATCTTGACCAAAATGATTACTGGGAAGTACAAATATCACCGTACACTATTTAATGCACTTGGCTTGGAAGTAAAGGACATCgttaaaaag CTCCTCTGTAAAGATCAAGACATGCGATTGGGAGTTCATGGAAACATCCGCCAGCATCCATTTTTTGAGCATGTTGACTGGGTCTCGTTGGAAGCCCTTAAGGTTGAACCCCCATACATACCTGCACCA ATAACAATTACACACTCTCGCTCCAAAAAGATCGATTTAAAAAGGATGGAAAAAGCAGAGGCCCAGAGAGCAGCTATAGCATCCAAGGACCAGGCCATGTTTAGAGGGTTCACATTTGTCACCTCCAAGTGGAAAACCCTCCCAACGGCAACGGGCCCGAGGCAATAG